The following nucleotide sequence is from Anguilla rostrata isolate EN2019 chromosome 3, ASM1855537v3, whole genome shotgun sequence.
GCTTAGTTCTGATACTATAGCCTAgctaattattttacattttaagcattcaGCATATAACCCAGACAATATTTTTACAGCGGACAATTTATTCGAGAAAACAGAACAAGTGTCTACGAAGGACACATGCCTACCACAAGGTGGCGTCCTTTTGCAAACCACGCTATCGAATTCTGCGCCAGGGCTGAACTTTGAAAGTGTTACCGGGTCagtctctcctcttccttcttctcAGGGTCTGTAAACCATGGTAAGAACTATGAGACCCTTGGTGGTGTAGACAATCAGTGGCAATCTTACGGCAGCACATATCTGCATGAGATGTCAAATAATCCCCCGTGTTATAGAAGTGGTGGATAACACGCGGGTCgctatattgttatttttgcttgtaATCAAACGTGTATAGTTGTGTCTTAAAAGGCACTCGATCTTGGCCATAGCAGCCAAGTATGGCTGCTTATCCCACTGTGGTAAATGGCTCACGCGTTATAACAACATTACTAGAGAATGGCCATTGTCTTTTTGTCGTAACGACTGGTGTACTTTTCTTGTAGAATGTAAATGTGAGAAAACCGATTCGCTGTGTCCCCTAGGTATGAACTGCTGAATCTCAAGATGACGTGAATCTGCACACTAGTTATCGGTCGGACCCATTTAGCTATGTCATAATATGCTATGCAAGGAAACTGGCAGGTATAACGACGGTTAGACAAATTTCGCGATGTGCCATTTCTCGCATCGTTAGCTCATTGTGAAGCTTCTGAGTTGTGCCTCGTTAAATGTGCTAAAGCAATATATCGATAGCTACCTCTACTGCTAGCTTGCAAACAGCAGTATGAGGAAAGCGGTTGCATTTTACTAAACGTTGGTGAACTTATAGGAATGCGCACGTGAAGTTATTTAGATGTGGTATGGAAATAGTAATTGTGAAATGAATGTATCCTGTACGAACGCATGCACACCCTTAACCTTTAcgttgtgtgtttgtctatggTTCAGGTGAACGTGCCGAAGACCCGCAGGACTTACTGCAAAAAGTGCAAGCGGCACCAGCCGCACAAAGTTACTCAGTACAAAAAGGGCAAAGACTCTCTGTATGCCCAGGGTGAGTCCACACTAATCGTATATGtggcagtttgaaattattcaGCCAACTGTCACTAACTCTGATCAGGCCCTTACACCCATGGATAAAGGCTGAATCTTTTTAACCTTTAATTTTACAGGAAAGAGGAGGTACGACAGAAAGCAGAGTGGCTATGGTGGTCAGACTAAGCCGATTTTCAGAAAGAAGGTATGACCCTATAACCAAGTGTGAACTTCACACATCTTGGCATTGTGTAccatgatttttatttcatgtattgCCTGTACtgttgtgtgtatgatgtgGGTTTAGGGAAagaaggttttattttatgtaaaacacAAAGTGTTAAATCAGGTGATGTGCCAGAATATTGTCCGGCTTTATGATTTAGTCAGTGGAGACAGATTCCACGGAGATGCTGGAAAATTCCTGTTGTGGTATGAAACCCATTTACAtgcttgaaatgtaaatgtaacacaaGTCAAAGCCACTCTTTACTCTCAAAGGGATCGTACACAAGCACTATGTACTGATAACTCATTCTTTTCAAAACACaactttaaattttttttcattcttatttatttaatcttttttaaacatatttttaatttcttgtcACTTTTGGGAAGCTTATATGATTTGATTTGGAAGACATGCAGTTGTTTATCCTTTTATATTTCTGACAGAAAACACTTGAatttccagtgtttttttttttttgtacagtttagCAAAGGTGTTTGTACTTTTATGGTTGCAAATACAGCGTGTAATCACAAACGTATTACATAGAAAATtctggcatttttttaaaggctaaGACCACAAAAAAGATCGTATTGAGGCTGGAGTGTGTGGAACCCAACTGCCGGTCCAAAAGAATGCTGGCCATCAAGAGATGCAAGCACTTTGAGCTGGGCGGAGACAAGAAGAGAAAGGTAAGATCTGCGTACTGTTTCCTGAGCACGTCTTCGACCGCGCAAGTAACGATACTACAGCTGGGCTTCACAGCAAAGGCCATTCCAGAGTGAGGGAGATTGTGCAACAGACCAGGGGGGCGTGGGCTGACTGTTGGGATGAGCATTGTCGTACAGAGCAGTAGCTTGAGTTTAAATGCTTGTGTTCGCGTCTTATAGTCTTATAGTTTTTTGATCCATTGTGTGATCACATTGTTGCCTGCGCTGTTGAATCTGGAGGATTCCAGTCAGAGGAATGCATGTCTTCATTGTGGACCAGTGACATTATCCCTTCCTCTCTGGACGCCCACATACCACATTATCCACCTGCACGTCCTCTTCAAACTCAGCGTGGGAAAGTCTGGCTTGCAGACTGAAGCAGACAGTTGACATCATGTTCTGGAGGAGGTTTCATGCTTGTCTGAGCTCTCCTGAACTGACAGAGTGGAGTTGCAGCGATGAgtgtaaacagacacaaattGGGACATTTGTAATTGGGAGAACATAGTGGTAATTTAAGACGTCACATGCCCACCCATTCACATAATGGGACACAAGAGCAGCAGTAATTGCAACAATTTCGTGCATCCGCTCATACTGTCATTGGATATAGACACAATGGAcaggtttgatttattttcacctatttttgttttgcctggAGAAGCTCACTTTGCGTGTTTTAACCCAACAACTGGGGTACAGCGTCTTAATGGCATACGATCACAGTTTCCCTCTGACTGCCCAGTCTCAAGTTGGCAGATGTCTCTTTGGTATATAGCTTAAGATTCTGCATGATCTCCATTTTGAAGGCTTACCTTGAGCCATATAAACTTAGTGGCAGAGGGGACCTGTACTCTTGCTCTTCAGCCCTGTGTTGCCCATGCTTGTGTTTTTCAGCCGTTAAGGCCGAAATGCTAAACGCAGCCTGTGTATGTGGAATGAGTGGCATTATAAATGTTTCCGGTCTACTTCCTGGTTTAGTTTCTGTGGTGCTGAGCTCCAGCTCTTACCTCTCTTAGCTCTCTTACCTGCCCCAGTTCAGGTACCCctaaagcagtggttcccaaactttttggtcagcccacccccccccccccctttagtaATAGGAAGTTTtttgaagcccctccccctttagtATTAGGAGGTTTtttgaagcccctccccctttagtATTAGGAGATTTTTTGAAGCCCCCCACAGAAACCCTCACTGCAGCCCCCCCTTTCATAACCACTGCCTTAAATTGGGTTGTGATCATATTGAGTCTAAAGTTTGATTGACCAGGGAGCTAGTCAATGGCTTttaataaattgatttattgtgTAAATCCTAGCTCTGCactggtttttcttcattacactattttttttgcttcaaaacACATTCTACACACATTTCTATAATTAAATTTAACAGTACATTAAACAAGCATTTGAACCCAGGTAATTCAGGATATTTATGTGTGGCATTATTGGAGTATGGAGTATTGTGAGGCTATTTTACAACCCTGGAATGTATTTTGTCAGTCAGGTCATGATGGTGATTACTGatattaaatttcattgttgtggaattcatattttgtttggttttgttctgATTGCATTCATGCTTTCTTCTTCCAGGGCCAGGTGATCCAGTTCTAGGCTCCTGGACTGTTCTATTAAGGCCAATAAAGGAACTGAAATATGCGTGAACCTGCTTGTCATTATTACACTGAGGTCGTAATCTCGGAGGTGTGGAGACGGCAGTAAAAATGCACGAGTGGTCTGTGAAgtgctttatttaaatttcattaaaaaaaattttttaaatcataaaaagcaAAATCTCTTGAAAAATCCAGAGCACACTAAGATAAATAGTAAGATGTGCGCTGTACAAACAGATTTCCTTATTTTCCCATCATGTAATTGCACAAATTAGGCAGCAGTTATTTCTATTGCACTTCCATGGTACTCCACATATTCCATTGTACTCAGTATTAAACATGTTGCCTGTTAATATCAGCTGCCTAAAAATAACTTGCATTCCTTAAGTATACCTTTCTTTGGTTTAAGACATTGCATTTGATCCTTCCCTTGTATGCGGAGACTGTTCATGCTGAAATTATATTGCAACGCCTCTCTCTGGCACTGTTAAAGCTGCTGATTGGAGAGTAATGTTTCATGAGCCCTTTAATGGGCGGAGCTAAATTGAGCTGTCAatcttgtatgtttttgaaCAAACCAGAGTTTTACCCCTCACCACAACAATGATTGGTTAAAACCGGCGAGGCAAAGAACACATTTGGTAGCCCCGCCCCCGTTCTCAAGTTTCGggaaaactgaaactgaaataaacttgATGAAACTGTGTCTTCTGCTGCGTCACAGAGCCGTCCTCTGGGCTTTGTCTTTGCTGAGGTAGCGAAGCCATTTTTTAGCCTGCTGCCTGGAGCAGGACGTGCCCTCCACGGGGGAGAGGACAAGCAGCGCAGTGCCCGTGGGGTTCACCTGCACCTGTACCTTATTGAAGAGGCCCTGCACGCCCAGCTCCTGGTACTGGGGCAGGATCTGGGTCACGTTGCACCGGGGGTTACAGGACCCCCAGGTGAGCAAGGTGGCCAGGAACAGGGGGAAGTTCCGGGGCCCGCCCATCTCCTGCCTGTTGGTCAGCGCCAGTGCCAGTCTGTCGTTGGACAGGGGACGCTGCCACACATCGAAACCGTTCACCTGGGGACCAAACGCAGCCAGTCGCATCACTACTGCCTCAGAGTGGTTAGGTGAACAATGCTTTTGTGTCTGCTGGATGATTACAGGTGTGCATATTACTGTATAAAGAATTATTTGAAATCATGAAAGTCACTATataaaagtgctttacagtgaagagagaagagagtaaACTATACATAAACTGAGGTGTACAGGGCAACTAGACTgggacagggctgcccaaccctgttcctggagatctaccatcctgtaccatccctgtttcatttcaaccttaatttgacacacctgataCAGCTTAATTGGCAGCTCAACAAGGtttccagctgttgaatgaggagtgcttagttagggttggagtgaaaacctacaggacagtagatctccaggaacagggttaagCAGTCCTGAACTATGGTATGATCTGAGGGCCAGTTAACACTGCCAGGTTTGGGTCCCcatactgtgtgctgtgtcacaGGATCTGTAATGGCCAGTGAGGTGGGAGTTTACAGGTGAGACGGTAGAGTGGGCTCCATACCTTGGCCTCGCGGGTGCCCTGCTTGCCCAGGGGGTCCTGGCTGATGGCGATGATGTGGCGGTTCTGCAGCAGCTGTCGGGACTGGGGATCGATGGCCCGCAGGTCGTTTGACATCAGCAGCGGGGCGGCCATGATCGCCCACAAGGCCATTTGGGTCTCCTGCTGGTCCCGGCTCAGCCCAAAATTCCCGATTACCAGCTGAAACCGGGGAATAACACTGGTCAGCCAAAGAGCTCAAACTCACTCGACTCTGTCTAACTTATTTATGACTCATAAGGGTCACAGAGGGGTTGTAGCCTATCCCTACACTTACACTTACACgtttgcaatgtaaaagttgtgcaagtcactctggataaggttgtctgtaatgtaatgtaaatgcatgcattgggtgagttGTAcataccctggacaggttgccaggCCATCGCAGGGCAGACGCACCATTCACTcccacactcatacctatgggcaatttagaatcTCCAATTAGTCTAACTTGCATACCTTTGGACTGCGAGGAAACCTATGATGACAAAAGAAGAACGTGccagctccacacagaaaggccctgtgAAATTTGCACCTGAGACCTTCTCGGTGTGAGGTGACACTAGGGTACTAGTGGAAaaattaaaagggaaaatatataattttgtgGAGCAGCCCAGTTCTGGAAGCCCTGCTTCAGCAGACAGAGGGGCGGGTACCATGTCCGGGTCATTCCAGCCTCCGGGCCCAGCCACCGGAACTATGAGGTCCTGATGATCGGCTGTCCAGTCCAGGATGGTCTGCACACTGCTCCACGAATCGTACACGTCCGCAAAGTTGCGCCAGTGATTACACATCTGCTGGATTGCGGTGTAGTTAGGCTGCAACGGGACGGGACAATGGGTCAAGATCACAGGAACGAGGGGTGGCAATGTGGCGCTCTCAGACTGTGATGAAAGTGCCCTCCCTCCTACTGAAGTCTGTCCTCCCTGGACGATGCCAATTGTACGTTCCCCCGGGACTCCTGCCTGGCACCAGTCGGCACAGGCATGGAGAGGATTCAACCTTGGACTGCGGTGTGACTTACTGCACTGAGAACAGGTGCTGAGATCTCCAGATTTTCAGGCTTTTGCAGTTAGCATCTCCCTCCACAgtaacccaaacccaaacattTGTCTTCACGCCATTTAACTGGCCTGCATCCAAACTCTTGATTAACTGCCATTATAATTTATTTCGACATTGAATGCTGCGTTAAGGACTTAAGGAGGTTTACGGTCGATTCCTTACAATTAAGTAAGCTCAAGTCTACCATGCCACGTACTTAAGAGGATGCACAGAAAAGTGAAATCAATGgaataaaatgggaaaattttATGTTGCAAGCACAAGCCCCAATATAATAGTcctattaatttaatgtttcagatgacaaataaataaattcattttatgaatacggtaattattttatgaatagtGGTGGCTTTTAAAATGCTTGTTGCACATATATTTAGGTTGCATAGCATTGCCAACAAACTGCAAATTCAAACTGAATGCCATATTTAATGTATGTGCAGTACAACACTTAATatgaatgtacagtaaatatacaaatacTGTGTGCATACACATAGAATGATGACAGAAAAAGTGAACTCCATTAAAGAGGAATAATGTAACAGCATTATGCATAATATTCACATAGCCTGTGTATATAGAGaacaaatggattttaaaatgtgcaggctttgcaataaaatggaaaatgctggttttaattatgcatttacAGGCGACTGACTGCACTACAAAAAGGCCTAAGAAGATCTGTCAAccttctctcttgctctgaAGCAACCTTTGGGGTTTATCTTTGTACTTCACACATTATcttgtcaaaacattttttctgttgagTTTCAGGTCGCTCGGTGTACTTGTTATTCTTCCTACCTGGTGGAACTGCCACTCGTACAGTGGCCACTCACAGGAATACAAAATACTCCTCCCGGTCTTGTTCAAGGCACTGGACATGTTTGTATAACCTGTAAAACAATTTTCACAAGTGCAAACACCTCAATATGTCAGTCTCCTCCAGCATCGAGGGCTTTTATAATTACGTTTCACATCAGAGCTCAGACGTGACAGTGCAGAATGACACCTCTTAACGGTGTGTGGATCTTGCCTTACCTCCTGCCAGTAAGGTCCAGTTGGGCATGTTGCACCCGTCGAATTTCAGCAGGTCCACCCCCCATTCGGCAAAGGTCTCAGCGTCCGTGTCATAGTGGCCCAAGCTGCCAGGGTAGCCTGCACAGGTCTTCGTGCCGACATCGGCATAAATCCCCAGCTTCAGGCCCTTGGAGTGAAtctgaatacacacacaacagagaaaaaaattTACAACACAGTCAGGAAGTGTGTAATTTACCCTGCTACAGAAAACCTGACAGTGGAGTTGAAAGGATATGCCACTCAGAAAAAGCTTTTGCAATACTCCCTACATCCAGTAGAGGGGGGTATTGCATTTCCACTGTACTGGTACAACTTAAGTACAACAGAACGTTCCTCCTGCATTTAAGTGCAGCAGGTAGAAGCTTATCAgtatttataacattttttaaaatatgaattaaggACTGCTGCGTTAAGAAAGACTGATGTGGCTTAGCAGTTTCCTGTTCAACAGCCCATTTTCAAAGGGGTCCTGGTAACTGCTACGAGGAGCCTGCTGAAGGAACAAGTGTTTCTGTGGCCCGTGACTCACATAGTCAGCAAGCTTCTTCATCCCCCCTGGGAACCTTTTGGGGTCCGCCTGCAGTCGGCCGTTGGAGTCGCGGTCCCTGGAGGGCCAGCAGTCGTCGATGCACACGTACTCGTAGCCGGCTTCCTTCCACCCATCCTTCACCATCATGTCCGCCATCTCCATGTACAGCTTCTCACTGTGGATTCccgggggatggggggtaaCAGAATGAAagctgctgtcaatcatcgcgtgtcattttgtcatttctaatTCCTAACCCCGGAGCCATTTTGATATCCACCCCAAAAATTTACCTACCCGATATAGCCAATAGCTTTCAAACAAAAACTCACCTGGCAGCATATCAATAAGTAGGAATCAGTTATATAACTGACATTTCACAAGACAGatatttcacaatatttcatGCGGGAGTTTATGTTTATGAGAAGCACCCAAAGCTAGGGATTCCCCACCCTGACACATAAACAGCTTATTAGCATCAAAACTCCAGAccttgaaaaatgtttctgaataaaCTCTTCAGCATCTCTactctctcttttaaaaattgcattgtaCAGGGCCATAAACTACACCTAAAAAAGGCTCAATGAAAGCTCACACTGGAGCGATTTGGAGTTGGTACTCGGTGGAAAGGACATGGCAGATACTGAAATATGTCACAGTCTCAAGCTAACAAGTTTTTCATAacaatttactgaaaaaaaaaaacgtttcttaCACTGGTGGTTTAAAGTGTCAGTTTGAGCAAGTATCACTTCCCCTACAAAGCCGCTGAAGGAAAATCTATGGTTTTGTTtataatgtttttgtatttggtttgGTTTACACTAGGTCTACAATAAACAAGAGACGGTTACATTTTAGTGAAACATTACAaggtaagtaaataaaatgcataagtCATAGTAACAGATTTCAAGACACCACAGCTTGTCACATGCAGAGTTATAGGCTAATTCAAGATTTGTTGAATTCATAGAACAGGGAGGACAATTTCCAACATGTCATTTTAGgtttaggtttttattttttcaaagtgtCATGCACCAAAAGGTGCCCAGCCCACATGAGCTCATTTTAGGAATACAGAGGTTATAAAGAAGTCTTGTGGATCGTCATCAGAGGGTgaaatttataatttaaaaaaatttccgCCAAATTCAAATAAAGGAAACCCCGCAATTATGTTTTTGTCTTCTTAGAGCCGGGGAATAACTTCTTTCattctgtgtgaaaaaagaATTAAACGCCCGTGCGTGTATGCACTGTATAGTGTGAAAAGAAGTGCGGTTTACCAGCTTGGTGTGCCTTACCTGATACAATTATGAGGATCCGTGTCACAGTCAGTATTACACATAAATCTTTCCCAGTGCAGCCAGCCCATTGTCGGTGTCAGCGCGAGGCCATTGTCCAGCGCTTGAACTGGGGAAATAAATGTACTTACCCCTACTATAACGTTAAAGGCAGCCAAAATGAACCTGGTCATTTTATATAAGTTTGATAGCTGGTGTCTGGATACGTATAATCTGCTTGTCATCTATGTTCATATGACCAGCTACCAACACATTACCTGTTCCTGGTGATAGCCTATACTACGACCCGCCTACTGTGCGAATTTGACAAGTAAATCTACCAGTTATAACACGAGTCCACAAAAGCCAGCCAATCACTTAGATATTTATGTTTACGATGCAGGTTTATAATAATAGGAAGTGCGTTATTTCCTTGTCTGGAGTGTAGGCACGTAGGCTACAGTTTTATACCGGGATTGATTTTCGAAGGCTAATATTCAAGCCTGTGCTGGAACCCACCGATACAATCACGAGTTTTTTTTAGTGCCGCGGAATGTCTGTAGTTTTGTTCGTATTAACTGTAAGTAATCAAACGGAAAAAAGTTACATTCGAAGTTTCAACTTAACATTATTTAGAGAGCAGCCGCCGTGTTGTGCTCTCTGCATATCAGGACTCTTTTCCTTCCGCGTAGCCTAGTGTGTGGTCCCAGACTTGTCACGTGCTTGATTCGTCAGGTTgcgtttaaattaaaattttttcgCGGTTACATCCTCACGGAAATAGCTGTATTGGGTGAACACCAGATACAGAGAAACAAAAGGCAGCAAACGCGTACATCAATGCGTTTATTCGACAAGAAAACCTATGAGGAAATGTCATCTTCTGTGGTGGGTCGTAAATAACAACCCGAAACCGTGCTGGCTTGTTATCCATTTTGCCACTCACAGTGATGGCAGATTACGCTTCGGTCTGACTTCCGCATGCCGTTTCAAAACATGTAGTAGATGAAAGATATGAAAGCCGGGTTCCAAATGGGGGTGAAAATGAAGTCGATAGCCTTCGTGTTGTACACATTTACGTGTTCCAATgtagtatgtgtgagtatggcCTTAATAGTTTCATTCTCAGCAACAGTAAACGACTCAAAACATTGCATTGCTTCACGCACAATATAGAAATTTAGGTAGGCTACTTATTTGGTGCCATGTTTCTCCAGCTACGTACATAGTGTATGCCAGGAGGACTGAAAACACAATGGCCATTAATTATTGATTGTGAGCATTATTATTACGTTTACTGAGCCTAAAGTAGACACTTGTTTTTTATGTCTTA
It contains:
- the LOC135251668 gene encoding large ribosomal subunit protein eL42 isoform X2, translated to MVNVPKTRRTYCKKCKRHQPHKVTQYKKGKDSLYAQGKRRYDRKQSGYGGQTKPIFRKKAKTTKKIVLRLECVEPNCRSKRMLAIKRCKHFELGGDKKRKGQVIQF
- the LOC135251668 gene encoding large ribosomal subunit protein eL42 isoform X1 → MAAYPTVVNVPKTRRTYCKKCKRHQPHKVTQYKKGKDSLYAQGKRRYDRKQSGYGGQTKPIFRKKAKTTKKIVLRLECVEPNCRSKRMLAIKRCKHFELGGDKKRKGQVIQF
- the gla gene encoding alpha-galactosidase A translates to MTSRLYVSRHQLSNLYKMTRFILAAFNVIVGVSTFISPVQALDNGLALTPTMGWLHWERFMCNTDCDTDPHNCISEKLYMEMADMMVKDGWKEAGYEYVCIDDCWPSRDRDSNGRLQADPKRFPGGMKKLADYIHSKGLKLGIYADVGTKTCAGYPGSLGHYDTDAETFAEWGVDLLKFDGCNMPNWTLLAGGYTNMSSALNKTGRSILYSCEWPLYEWQFHQPNYTAIQQMCNHWRNFADVYDSWSSVQTILDWTADHQDLIVPVAGPGGWNDPDMLVIGNFGLSRDQQETQMALWAIMAAPLLMSNDLRAIDPQSRQLLQNRHIIAISQDPLGKQGTREAKVNGFDVWQRPLSNDRLALALTNRQEMGGPRNFPLFLATLLTWGSCNPRCNVTQILPQYQELGVQGLFNKVQVQVNPTGTALLVLSPVEGTSCSRQQAKKWLRYLSKDKAQRTAL